In one window of Kosmotoga pacifica DNA:
- a CDS encoding FTR1 family iron permease — translation MLAAFAITFRETLEAVLIVGIILSLLRKIGRKELSKSVWTGTILATAGSLILALFFSLFLGGFEGRTEQIFEGIMMVFAAGVLTYMLFWMQFKRAAFEGKIEKAALKDSPFSLGLLAFTAVLREGVETVLFFFAASKTGTPFAIGAGGITGILVAVIIAFLIYKGTKKISLAPLFFWSGLVLFVIAAGLFAHGVHEFQEAGLLPVFVEHLYDFNGVLNEKGFIGGILKAVFGYNGNPSLLEFFAYWGFIFGVGISVIKRKKQLQLA, via the coding sequence ATGCTAGCGGCATTCGCTATAACATTTAGAGAAACGCTCGAAGCAGTATTAATCGTAGGTATAATACTATCCCTTCTTCGAAAGATCGGGAGGAAAGAACTTTCAAAGAGTGTCTGGACAGGAACGATACTCGCCACAGCTGGAAGCCTTATACTCGCTTTGTTCTTTTCTCTTTTCCTTGGTGGATTTGAAGGACGAACGGAGCAGATTTTCGAAGGTATTATGATGGTGTTCGCTGCTGGGGTCCTAACATATATGCTCTTTTGGATGCAATTCAAAAGGGCCGCTTTTGAAGGGAAGATAGAGAAAGCAGCTCTGAAAGATAGTCCTTTTTCCCTCGGGTTACTCGCCTTTACAGCCGTGCTACGAGAAGGTGTTGAAACGGTGCTTTTCTTTTTCGCCGCGAGCAAGACAGGAACCCCCTTTGCAATCGGAGCGGGTGGTATAACTGGCATACTTGTAGCTGTAATAATTGCTTTTCTCATATATAAAGGTACAAAGAAGATATCTCTCGCCCCTCTTTTCTTCTGGTCGGGATTGGTGCTCTTTGTGATAGCGGCTGGTTTGTTTGCTCACGGTGTACATGAGTTTCAAGAAGCTGGCCTGTTACCCGTATTTGTTGAACACCTCTATGACTTTAATGGTGTTTTGAATGAAAAAGGATTTATCGGTGGTATATTGAAGGCAGTCTTCGGATACAATGGGAACCCTTCGTTGCTCGAGTTTTTCGCTTACTGGGGTTTCATCTTCGGAGTGGGAATTTCGGTAATAAAGAGAAAAAAACAATTGCAATTGGCTTGA
- a CDS encoding DMT family transporter — protein sequence MKADKILEKINKEKDMSNRTGNSYYMALMAITASLLWGSAFPVLKISFSELDITPGDISEKLVFAGIRFLGAGLMLFLFSPATRKVMPKKREFYGLFMLGLLQTAIQYTLFYNGLSNTTGVKASIIISSGNFFVVLLAHFVYRDDRINWKKAIGLTAGFSGVLIANLNNGVDFGFTLSGEGLLILSTLVGAIGTILAKQLSIGINPFAVSGWQMLLGSFFLIGIGFPGMENGLHFTALAVVLLIYSSFLSAAAFSLWYTVLKYSKAGEVTIYRFIIPLSGALFSALFIPGETITLYTLLALVLAVIGIIVVNYRRV from the coding sequence ATGAAAGCTGATAAAATATTGGAAAAGATAAATAAGGAGAAAGATATGTCAAATAGAACGGGGAATTCGTATTATATGGCACTTATGGCTATAACTGCTTCTCTTTTATGGGGAAGCGCTTTTCCTGTGCTGAAAATTAGCTTCAGTGAATTAGACATAACTCCAGGAGATATCTCTGAAAAACTGGTTTTTGCAGGAATACGCTTTCTTGGTGCTGGGTTGATGCTCTTTCTTTTCAGTCCAGCGACCAGAAAAGTAATGCCTAAGAAGCGAGAATTCTATGGTCTATTTATGCTTGGACTGCTCCAAACTGCTATCCAATATACCTTGTTTTATAACGGTCTGTCCAATACTACGGGAGTCAAGGCTTCAATCATTATTTCTAGTGGAAACTTTTTCGTGGTCTTGCTTGCTCATTTTGTGTATAGAGACGATAGAATCAACTGGAAGAAAGCTATCGGACTCACTGCGGGTTTTTCTGGTGTGCTAATTGCGAACCTTAACAATGGCGTAGACTTCGGTTTCACGCTCTCAGGCGAAGGGCTATTGATACTTTCTACTCTTGTAGGAGCAATTGGAACCATTCTCGCAAAACAGCTTTCAATAGGTATAAATCCTTTTGCGGTCTCTGGCTGGCAGATGCTTCTTGGTTCATTTTTTCTCATCGGTATAGGTTTTCCGGGAATGGAAAATGGCTTACATTTCACAGCGCTCGCGGTAGTTTTGCTTATCTATTCTTCTTTTCTTTCTGCCGCGGCCTTCTCACTGTGGTACACGGTGCTTAAATACAGCAAAGCCGGTGAAGTAACGATATACAGATTCATAATCCCCTTATCCGGAGCTCTGTTTTCGGCACTTTTCATACCTGGTGAAACAATTACACTCTACACACTATTAGCGCTGGTTCTTGCTGTTATTGGTATCATCGTTGTGAACTATAGAAGAGTTTAA
- a CDS encoding DUF1858 domain-containing protein yields MLSELNENMTLKEIADLHPELYEILQHFGFNLNVGKMSSLKDACKKKGLNLPEVLKTLNRKVKELNQREKEIDEAIKKRKRDF; encoded by the coding sequence ATGTTATCTGAACTCAATGAAAACATGACTTTGAAAGAAATAGCTGATCTCCATCCAGAGCTTTACGAAATCCTTCAACACTTTGGTTTCAACCTGAACGTTGGCAAAATGTCGAGCCTGAAAGACGCGTGTAAAAAGAAAGGACTCAATTTACCTGAAGTGCTTAAAACATTAAACCGAAAGGTAAAGGAACTCAATCAGCGAGAAAAGGAAATAGACGAAGCAATAAAAAAGCGAAAAAGGGACTTTTAA